One stretch of Pandoraea oxalativorans DNA includes these proteins:
- a CDS encoding tautomerase family protein, protein MPFVSIRITREGNTVEQKAQVIREVTETLQRVLGKPPHLTHIVIEEVDTDNWGYAGQTTTEFRRQAAEHKA, encoded by the coding sequence ATGCCATTCGTCAGCATTCGCATCACCCGCGAGGGCAACACCGTCGAGCAGAAGGCGCAGGTCATTCGCGAAGTCACCGAGACGCTGCAACGTGTACTGGGCAAGCCGCCGCACCTCACGCACATCGTGATCGAGGAAGTCGATACCGACAACTGGGGCTACGCGGGCCAGACGACCACCGAGTTTCGGCGTCAGGCAGCCGAGCATAAGGCCTGA
- a CDS encoding SDR family NAD(P)-dependent oxidoreductase translates to MSKSEHTVIITGATSGIGLGLAQAFLRDGYNVVGTGRSAARLEQTAALLNAGARFLPVAGDVADPSAATAAFAKAIEAFGHVDVLINNAGIFSAKPFVDFTPEEIEVQIATNLKGALYFSQAGARHMSERRKGRIVNVTASLALQAHAGVPALLAAVLKGGMNQATKALALELAPFGVTVNAVAPGVVNTPMHAPETHDALGNMHPLGRIAEVEDVVRAVRYFVESDYVTGTIAPVDGGFAAGR, encoded by the coding sequence ATGAGCAAGTCGGAACATACGGTCATCATTACGGGGGCCACCAGCGGCATCGGTCTGGGACTGGCACAGGCATTCTTGCGCGACGGATACAACGTCGTCGGCACGGGGCGCAGCGCGGCCCGTCTTGAGCAGACGGCAGCACTGCTGAATGCCGGAGCGCGTTTCTTGCCAGTCGCGGGCGACGTTGCCGATCCGTCTGCCGCCACTGCGGCGTTCGCGAAGGCCATCGAGGCGTTCGGCCACGTCGACGTGCTGATCAACAATGCGGGCATCTTCTCTGCGAAGCCGTTCGTCGACTTCACGCCGGAGGAGATCGAAGTGCAGATCGCCACCAATCTCAAGGGCGCGCTGTACTTCTCGCAAGCGGGAGCACGCCACATGAGCGAGCGCCGCAAAGGCCGGATCGTGAACGTGACGGCATCGCTCGCCCTTCAGGCGCATGCGGGCGTGCCTGCGTTGCTGGCTGCGGTGCTCAAGGGCGGGATGAATCAGGCGACGAAGGCGCTGGCGCTGGAACTGGCGCCGTTCGGCGTCACCGTCAACGCCGTGGCTCCGGGCGTAGTAAATACGCCGATGCATGCGCCCGAGACGCACGATGCGCTGGGCAATATGCATCCACTGGGGCGTATCGCGGAGGTGGAGGACGTCGTGCGCGCGGTGCGGTATTTCGTGGAGAGCGATTACGTGACCGGCACGATTGCGCCGGTGGACGGGGGTTTTGCTGCCGGTCGCTGA
- a CDS encoding LysR family transcriptional regulator — MQRQFDDVLLGSIELFCLAAEAGSFTAAANQAGVTPAAVSRSVARLEQRLGVRLFVRSTRSIRLTEGGSAYFEECRTALSLLAEAERRVSGAQSQPSGTLRISVPTTYGHYRLLPVLPEFRARFPLIKLDIQVSNQNIDLHEERFDFAVRFRAQPESRMVARHLEDAALVVVAHPDYLRRAGTPGTPDDLAAHDCIEFDLPSTGRPIPWLFRDAGNDIEYHARGHFRCADDVLAGVTLARTGGGIFQTYRFIVEADLASGRLVEVLADYAGRSRPVSLMYPHGKTLPSRARVFVDYLIETLAHSSAPRKSDVRAAAVSEHPRAE; from the coding sequence ATGCAACGTCAATTCGACGATGTGCTGCTTGGCAGCATCGAGCTGTTTTGTCTGGCGGCGGAGGCTGGCAGCTTCACGGCAGCCGCCAATCAGGCGGGCGTGACGCCCGCCGCCGTCAGCCGTTCGGTCGCGCGACTCGAGCAGCGACTGGGCGTGCGCCTGTTCGTGCGCTCGACGCGCAGCATTCGTCTGACGGAGGGCGGCAGCGCATATTTCGAGGAATGCCGGACTGCGTTGAGCCTGCTGGCGGAGGCCGAACGACGGGTGTCGGGCGCGCAGTCGCAGCCATCGGGCACGTTGCGGATCAGCGTGCCCACGACCTACGGTCATTACCGGCTACTGCCGGTGCTGCCTGAATTTCGCGCCCGTTTCCCGCTCATCAAGCTCGACATTCAGGTCAGCAACCAGAACATCGACCTGCACGAAGAGCGCTTCGACTTCGCGGTTCGCTTCCGGGCACAACCCGAGTCGCGCATGGTGGCGCGACATCTCGAAGACGCTGCACTGGTCGTGGTCGCCCACCCCGACTATCTCCGGCGCGCGGGCACGCCCGGGACGCCGGACGATCTCGCCGCCCACGATTGCATCGAATTCGATCTGCCAAGTACCGGACGTCCAATCCCGTGGCTCTTCCGCGACGCGGGCAACGACATCGAGTACCACGCACGCGGCCACTTTCGGTGTGCCGACGACGTGCTCGCCGGTGTGACGCTCGCACGAACCGGCGGCGGCATTTTCCAGACCTACCGCTTCATCGTCGAAGCGGATCTCGCGTCAGGTCGACTCGTCGAGGTGCTGGCCGATTACGCGGGACGTTCTCGCCCGGTGAGTCTGATGTACCCACACGGTAAGACGCTGCCGTCCCGCGCGCGGGTTTTCGTCGATTATTTGATAGAGACGCTTGCACATTCATCCGCGCCGCGTAAGAGTGACGTACGCGCCGCAGCCGTATCCGAGCATCCTCGCGCGGAATAG